The Roseomonas haemaphysalidis genome segment CCCCCCGCCAGCCTCCCCGATGCCGCCGAGGTGCTGCGCCTCGGCGCGCGGGAAGCCGCCCGCCAGGCGGCGCTGCTGCGCATGCCCGGCGCCGGGCAGCCGGTCACGGACCCGCAGCCGGCCGTGGCCGGCCGCGCCGCCTGACCTCAGGCGGCGGCTTCCAGGATGCCGCAGGTCAGGTGGTACAGGCTGCTGGCCGGCGCCGCTTCTAGGCTGAGGCGGCCATCCGGAAGCCGCCGCTCGTGCCACAGGCCGTCCGGCCGCAGATAGGCGGCCAGGGCGGCGCGGGCGTCCGGCGCCGCCGGGTCGCGCAGCGCATCGGCCTTGAGGCGTTCGGTTTGCGGCCACAGCCGGGCCCCGGGCGCCGCCACCGCGCCGCCGGGCAGCACGCCATCCACCAGCCCGCCCCAGGGGCCGGCGCCGTGGCGGTCCACAAAGCGGCGCAGGGCTTCCGCCTCGGGCGGCACCGCGACGCCGCGCAGGCGCGCGTGGCGGTGCAGCAGCCACACCCACTCGCAATGGTGCCCGGGCTCGGCCACGGCCGGCGCCACCGGGTCCCAGGTCTCGCCAAAGAATTCGATCAGTTGCAGCGCTTCGGGCTCCGCCGCCGGGGCGCAGAAGCGCTGCCGGAACAAGGCCACCAGACGGTCCGCGCCTTCCAAGAAGCGTGGCTCGCCGAAGCTTTCGGCGGCGGCCAGCCGGGCTTCCAGCAGGTGCATGTGCGGGTTCTGCCGGCGCGGCAGCGCGGGCGGCAGGCTTTCCCGGTAGCCGCCCGCCGGATGCGCCATGGCAGCGTCGATGAAGCCGTCCAGCGCCAGCGCCAGCGGCCGCAGCACCCCCGCCGGCAGCACCGCCGTGGCCGCCGACAGCGCCAGCAGCACGAAGGCCTGGTCGTACAGGTCCACGCGCCCGTCCGTGACCCGCCCGTCCAGGTCGAAGCGCCAGGCATAGCCGCCACCGGGCAGCGCCGCGCGGCGGCGCAGGAAGTCGATGCCGAGCTCCACCGCCTCGGCCGCGCGCGGCAGCCCGTGCCGGTGCGCCTGCGAGAACACGTAGACCTGCCGCGCCGCCACGCGCAGGCGGCGCAGCGGCGCGTCGCAGCGCAGCCCGTCCAGCGTCAGTTCTTCGTGAAAGCCGCCGCGCCGCCAGTCCACGCCATGCGCCAGCCACAGCGGCCACGCACGCCCGGACAGCCACTGGAGCAGATCCATCCCCCGCCTCCCGGCCATCATCCCCGGCCGGGGTTAGGCTTGTCCCGCCGCAGAAGTCAAAGGGGCGATCCGCTCTTGACCGCGCGGCCGCGCTGCCGCATCGCGGAAGCGTCGTTCCCCTCAACCGAAAGTTGCCGCCCCTCCGATGCTGGCCCTGCGCGTGATCCCCTGCCTGGACGTCAAGGACGGCCGCGTCGTCAAGGGCGTGAACTTCGTGGCGCTGCGCGATGCCGGCGACCCGGTGGAACAGGCCCGCACCTATGACCGCGAGGGCGCCGACGAGATCACCTTTCTCGACATCGGCGCGACGCACGAGAACCGCGACACCATCTACGACGTGGTGTCCCGCACGGCCGAGCAGGTGTTCATCCCGCTCACCGTCGGCGGCGGCGTGCGCAGCGTGGAGGACGTGCGCCGGCTGCTGCTGGCCGGCGCCGACAAGGCCAGCATCAACTCCGCCGCCGTGTCCGACCCCGAGCTGGTGCGCCGCGCGGCCGAGGCCTTCGGCTCCCAGGCCATCGTGGTGGCGATCGACGCCCGCACGGTGGCGCCCGGCCGGTGGGAGGTGTTCACCCATGGCGGTCGCAAGGGCACCGGCATCGACGCGCTGGACTGGGCGCGGCAGGTGGCATCCCTCGGCGCCGGCGAGCTGCTGGTGACGTCGATGGACCGCGACGGCACCAAGTCGGGCTTCGACCTCGACCTCCTGCGGGCGCTGCGGGCGGCGGTCAGGCTGCCGCTGGTGGCGTCCGGCGGCGTCGGCACGGCGCAGCACTTCGTGGACGGCGCCGCCGCCGGCGCCACCGGCCTGCTGGCCGCCAGCGTGTTCCATTACGGCGAGATGCGGATCGCCGACGCCAAGGCGGCGCTGGCCGCCGCCGGGCTGCCCGTCCGCCCCCTCCCCCCTTCCACGAAAGCGGCATAGCCATGGCCAAGGACAGCAAGCAGAAGAAAGCCCCGGCCAAGGCGGCGGTGAAGGCCGCGCCGAAAAAGGCCGCCGCCAAGAAGGCCACGGCCGCCAAGAAGACCGTGAGCCGCGAGAAGCTGCCGCTGCCCGCCGCGCTGATGCCGCCGCCGACGCTGCGCAAGCCCTCCAAGGCGCTGCGCAACGCCGAGTCGCGCCACCTGGCACCGCTGGACGTGCCGGCCAGCGGCGACATCCAGGTGCTGGCCCGGCTGTGGAACACCATCGAGGGCCGCCGCACGGCGGGCGACACCACCATCTCCCATTCCGCCCGCCTGCTGGCGCGCGGCACCGCCAAGGTGGCGCAGAAGCTGGGCGAGGAAGCGGTGGAATGCGTGATCGAGGCGACGCAGGGCAACCGCGCCGCCACCGTACTGGAAAGCGCCGACCTGGTGTACCACCTGCTGGTGCTGTGGGTGGATGCCGGCATCCGCCCCGAGGAGGTGTGGGCCGAGCTGGTGCGCCGCGAAGGCATCTCCGGCATCGCCGAAAAGGCGGCGCGTCCCAAGGGCATCGTCCGCGCCGCGCAAACCACCAAGCTGCCCTGAGGAGCTTCCTGCCATGTCCGTGAACGGCCTGCCGCCCTATGACGAGGGCAACATCTTCGCCCGCATCCTGCGCGGCGAGATTCCGGCCCGCAAGGTGCTGGAAAACGATCACGCGCTGGCCTTCCACGACATCGCGCCCCAGGCGCCGGTGCATGTGCTGGTGATCCCCAAGGGACCCTACGTGTCCGTGTCCGACTTTTCCGAGAAGGCGGCGCCGGAGGCCGTGGCCGGCTTCTGGCGCAGCGTGGCCGAAACGGCCCGCAAGCTCGGCCTGCAGGATGGCGGCTTTCGCGTGCTGAGCAACATGGGCCACCATGCCGGCCAGGAAGTGCCGCATTTCCACGTGCACGTCTTCGGCGGCGCGCCGCTCGGCCCCATGCTGGCCCGCGCGGCGGACTGACCCACCGCCACGCTTTCCGGCAAGACTTTACAGGTGGCGGCTTGAAACCGCCGCCGGCCCGCTGCCATTGAACATAGCATGGACCCTGCCACGACCGTCGCCGAAGCCCGCGCCGCCCTGAGCGCCGCCGGACAATTGCCGGATGACGAACTGGACCTCGGCACCCTCGCCCTGCAGCTCGCCCGCATCGATGCCCCCGAGGCCGACTGGCAATCCGCCGCCGCGCACCTGTCCGACCTCGCCCGCCACGCCGTGCTGGCGGCGACACAGGATGCCGAGGCCGATGCCGGGGATCCGCTGCGGCGGGCCGAGGCGCTGGCCGGCATCCTGGCCCGCTTCGGCTACGAGGGCGACCAGGAAAGCTACGACGCCCCCGCCAACGCCAACCTGATCGCCGTCACGCAGCGCCGGCGCGGCCTGCCCGTGGCGCTGGGCCTGCTGTGGCTGCACCTGGCCGAGGCCGCGGGCTGGGCGGCCCACGGGCTGGACTTCCCCGGCCACTTCCTGCTGGCGCTGGAAGGCCCGGGTGGCCAGGCGGTGGTGGACCCCTTCCATGGCGGGCTGGTACTAGAAGCCCCCGCACTGCGCCTGCTGCTGAAGCAGATGGAAGGCGAGCAGGCGGAGCTGCGCCCCGGGCTGCTGGCCCCCGTGCCGCGCCGCGCCGTGGCGCTGCGGCTGCAAAACAACATCAAGCTGCGCCGCCTGCGTGCCGGCGACCTGTCCGGCGCCCTGAGCTGCTGCGAGGACATGCTGCGCTTCGCGCCCGACGAGGCCGCGCTGTGGCGCGAGGCGGCGGTGATGAACCAGCGGCTGGACCGCATCGGCAAGGCGCTGTCCTGCCTGGACCGCTTTCTGGTGCTGGTGCCGGATGGCGAGGCCGCGGGGCGCGCGCGCGCCATGGCGGTGGAACTGCGCCAGCGGCTGAACTGAAGGCCTGGGGCCAGAATTTCCCCCGCACCCCCGTCTTTTCTCTGGTCTCTAGCGCCAGCGGCCCGGGGGCGCAGCAGCGCCGATCACCGCATCCGGTGAAACGGCCGCGCTGCTTGTCACGTCAAAAACGCCAGGCGTGACTGTCCGGCGGGACATTCATTCCCCCCGGTTCCGCCCCCTCAGTTGATTTCCTCGTCCGCCTTGACGCCCCAGATCTCGTTGCGCCGCAGCCAGCCGCGCAGGTCGCCCACCTGCACCTCACACCAGGC includes the following:
- a CDS encoding AGE family epimerase/isomerase; translated protein: MDLLQWLSGRAWPLWLAHGVDWRRGGFHEELTLDGLRCDAPLRRLRVAARQVYVFSQAHRHGLPRAAEAVELGIDFLRRRAALPGGGYAWRFDLDGRVTDGRVDLYDQAFVLLALSAATAVLPAGVLRPLALALDGFIDAAMAHPAGGYRESLPPALPRRQNPHMHLLEARLAAAESFGEPRFLEGADRLVALFRQRFCAPAAEPEALQLIEFFGETWDPVAPAVAEPGHHCEWVWLLHRHARLRGVAVPPEAEALRRFVDRHGAGPWGGLVDGVLPGGAVAAPGARLWPQTERLKADALRDPAAPDARAALAAYLRPDGLWHERRLPDGRLSLEAAPASSLYHLTCGILEAAA
- the hisF gene encoding imidazole glycerol phosphate synthase subunit HisF — its product is MLALRVIPCLDVKDGRVVKGVNFVALRDAGDPVEQARTYDREGADEITFLDIGATHENRDTIYDVVSRTAEQVFIPLTVGGGVRSVEDVRRLLLAGADKASINSAAVSDPELVRRAAEAFGSQAIVVAIDARTVAPGRWEVFTHGGRKGTGIDALDWARQVASLGAGELLVTSMDRDGTKSGFDLDLLRALRAAVRLPLVASGGVGTAQHFVDGAAAGATGLLAASVFHYGEMRIADAKAALAAAGLPVRPLPPSTKAA
- a CDS encoding phosphoribosyl-ATP diphosphatase; the encoded protein is MAKDSKQKKAPAKAAVKAAPKKAAAKKATAAKKTVSREKLPLPAALMPPPTLRKPSKALRNAESRHLAPLDVPASGDIQVLARLWNTIEGRRTAGDTTISHSARLLARGTAKVAQKLGEEAVECVIEATQGNRAATVLESADLVYHLLVLWVDAGIRPEEVWAELVRREGISGIAEKAARPKGIVRAAQTTKLP
- a CDS encoding histidine triad nucleotide-binding protein, which translates into the protein MSVNGLPPYDEGNIFARILRGEIPARKVLENDHALAFHDIAPQAPVHVLVIPKGPYVSVSDFSEKAAPEAVAGFWRSVAETARKLGLQDGGFRVLSNMGHHAGQEVPHFHVHVFGGAPLGPMLARAAD
- a CDS encoding SirB1 family protein; translated protein: MDPATTVAEARAALSAAGQLPDDELDLGTLALQLARIDAPEADWQSAAAHLSDLARHAVLAATQDAEADAGDPLRRAEALAGILARFGYEGDQESYDAPANANLIAVTQRRRGLPVALGLLWLHLAEAAGWAAHGLDFPGHFLLALEGPGGQAVVDPFHGGLVLEAPALRLLLKQMEGEQAELRPGLLAPVPRRAVALRLQNNIKLRRLRAGDLSGALSCCEDMLRFAPDEAALWREAAVMNQRLDRIGKALSCLDRFLVLVPDGEAAGRARAMAVELRQRLN